In the genome of Meles meles chromosome 16, mMelMel3.1 paternal haplotype, whole genome shotgun sequence, one region contains:
- the AAR2 gene encoding protein AAR2 homolog, which yields MAAMQMDPELAKRLFFEGATVVILNMPKGTEFGIDYNSWEVGPKFRGVKMIPPGIHFLHYSSVDKTNPREVGPRMGFFLSLQQRGLMVLRWNAIREEVDLSPAPEAEVEAMRANLQELDQFLGPYPYDTLKKWISLTNFISEATMEKLQPESRQICAFSEVLPVLSMKHTKDRVEQNLPRCGTECKSYQEGLARLPEMKPRAGTEIRFSQLPTQMFPAGATPAEITRHSMDLSYALETVLSKQFPGSPQDVLGELQFAFVCFLLGNVYEAFEHWKRLLNLLCRSEEAMVRHHTLYINLISILYHQLGEIPADFFVDIVSQNNFLTSTLQVFFSSACSVAVDATLRQKAEKFQAHLTKKFRWDFEAEPEDCAPVVVELPEGVKTG from the exons ATGGCTGCCATGCAAATGGATCCTGAGCTTGCCAAGCGCCTGTTCTTTGAAGGGGCCACTGTGGTCATCTTGAATATGCCCAAGGGGACGGAGTTTGGCATTGACTACAACTCCTGGGAGGTGGGGCCCAAGTTCCGGGGCGTGAAGATGATCCCACCAGGCATCCACTTCCTCCACTATAGCTCTGTGGACAAGACCAATCCCAGGGAGGTGGGGCCTCGTATGGGCTTCTTCCTTAGCCTGCAGCAGCGGGGGCTGATGGTCCTGCGCTGGAATGCCATCCGAGAAGAGGTAGAcctgtccccagccccagagGCTGAGGTGGAGGCCATGAGGGCCAACCTCCAGGAGCTGGACCAATTCCTGGGCCCTTACCCATATGATACACTCAAGAAGTGGATCTCACTCACCAACTTTATCAGCGAGGCCACAATGGAGAAGCTGCAGCCCGAGAGCCGGCAGATCTGTGCTTTTTCAGAGGTGCTTCCTGTGCTGTCCATGAAGCACACCAAGGACCGCGTGGAACAGAATCTACCTCGCTGTGGCACTGAGTGCAAAAGCTACCAGGAGGGCCTGGCCCGGCTGCCAGAGATGAAGCCCAGAGCTGGTACAGAGATCCGCTTCTCACAGTTGCCCACACAGATGTTCCCAGCAGGTGCCACACCAGCAGAGATAACCAGGCACAGCATGGACCTGAGCTATGCCCTGGAGACGGTGCTCAGCAAGCAGTTCCCCGGAAGCCCTCAGGATGTGCTTG gTGAACTCCAGTTTGCCTTTGTATGCTTCCTCCTGGGAAATGTGTATGAGGCATTTGAGCACTGGAAGCGGCTCCTGAATCTCCTGTGTCGCTCCGAAGAAGCCATGGTGAGGCACCACACCCTCTATATCAACCTCATCTCCATCCTCTACCACCAGCTTGGTGAGATCCCGGCCGACTTCTTTGTGGACATCGTCTCCCAGAACAACTTCCTCACCAGCACCTTACAG gttttcttttcctcCGCCTGCAGTGTTGCCGTGGATGCCACCCTGAGGCAGAAAGCAGAAAAGTTCCAAGCTCACCTGACCAAGAAGTTTCGGTGGGACTTTGAGGCAGAGCCAGAGGACTGCGCCCCGGTGGTGGTGGAGCTCCCTGAGGGGGTAAAGACGGGCTAA